A DNA window from Oryzias latipes chromosome 5, ASM223467v1 contains the following coding sequences:
- the LOC101174489 gene encoding olfactory receptor 4C5-like produces MNLSSFNISVEAGRKPEEELREALLKNLIVSGLCISINYINACRGRTEGTEFLPSLTVSQLWSENRFRVFGLSVELVFTSFVFQIFYSNPRYILFIHLVMNDMIQLMQTSVLFILSYVLQTVSVSVCIVLLMVAILTTFNTPVNLAVMAAECYIAVCMPLRHAQICTVRKTYVLIGLMWAASGLSVLLDLLLLLAAEPLQFFHSRVWCFRDNVFRNKQGLEKRTAANILCLVLVWFTLFFTYFRILFAAKGAAADSGKARNTILLHGFQLLLTMLNYVRPLVEQALLLLWPNDHAHIVFASFVMVQIVPRFVSPIIYGLRDPTFRKCVRGHLLCGRRAGDATSSSVRLKFFLQLLHRRRTSQNAPRKAA; encoded by the exons atgaATTTGTCGTCCTTCAACATCTCCGTGGAGGCCGGCAGGAAACCAGAGGAGGAGTTGAGAGAAGCTCTATTGAAAAACCTCATCGTCTCGGGTCTCTGCATCTCCATCAACTACATCAACG catgtagaggtagAACAGAAGGAACTGAATTCTTGCCGAGTCTGACAGTTTCTCAGCTTTGGTCTGAAAATCGGTTTCGTGTCTTTGGACTTTCAGTCGAACTTGTGTTTACTTCCTTTGTCTTCCAGATCTTCTACTCAAACCCTCGCTACATCCTCTTCATCCATCTGGTGATGAACGACATGATCCAGCTGATGCAGACGTCCGTCCTCTTCATCCTGTCGTACGTCCTGCAGACCGTCTCTGTGTCCGTCTGCATCGTTCTGCTGATGGTCGCCATATTGACCACCTTCAACACTCCGGTGAACTTGGCGGTCATGGCGGCGGAGTGCTACATCGCCGTCTGCATGCCTCTGCGTCACGCACAGATCTGCACGGTGAGGAAGACCTACGTCCTGATCGGCCTGATGTGGGCGGCGAGCGGACTGTCCGTCCTGCTggacctgctcctcctcctggcgGCAGAACCGTTGCAGTTCTTCCACTCCAGAGTTTGGTGTTTCCGAGACAACGTGTTCAGAAACAAACAGGGCTTGGAGAAGAGGACCGCCGCCAACATCCTTTGCCTCGTCCTGGTCTGGTTCACCCTCTTCTTCACGTATTTCCGaatcctgtttgcagccaaaggagcagcagcagacagtGGAAAGGCCAGAAACACGATCCTGCTGCACggcttccagctgctgctgaccATGCTCAACTACGTCAGGCCGCTGGTCGAACAAGCCCTGCTCCTCCTGTGGCCCAACGACCACGCCCACATCGTCTTTGCCTCCTTCGTCATGGTCCAGATCGTGCCGAGGTTCGTCAGTCCCATCATCTACGGCCTCAGAGACCCCACCTTCAGGAAGTGCGTGAGGGGCCACCTGCTGTGTGGACGCCGCGCAGGAGACGCCACGTCCTCCTCCGTCAGACTGAAGttcttcctgcagctcctccacagACGCAGGACGTCCCAGAATGCACCACGAAAAGCTGCCTGA
- the LOC101174250 gene encoding olfactory receptor 11A1-like: protein MNLSSTVSRDPRHIAITKNVFTVVVSVSIILFNSALVHTFRNHQVFFTNPRYILYIHLVVNDIIMLALFLVLQVISYVVFTLNVSFCIVLLIIAVSSNLNNPLTLAAMALECYLAVCFPLRYSQVCTVRRTYFVMGAVWFLSMLTILPDVFVLVATNPAEFFSSSIFCLWANVFTDPALAKKKEVSNIAYLVIVWLSIFYAYFRILFAAQAASANARKARNTVLLHGFQLLLCMLSYVHSISIQGLSSLFPNDALAIRYVISVLIQILPRLISPVLYGLRDKMFREYLQKTLLPSRKTKP, encoded by the exons ATGAACCTCAGCAGCACCGTCAGCCGGGACCCTCGTCACATAGCCATCACCAAGAATGTGTTCACTGTGGTTGTGTCCGTCTCCATCATCCTCTTCAACAGCGCTCTGGTGCACACGTTCAGGAACCACCAG GTTTTCTTCACAAACCCCCGCTACATCCTCTACATCCATCTGGTCGTCAATGACATCATCATGCTGGCATTGTTCCTCGTCCTTCAGGTCATAAGTTACGTGGTTTTCACCCTCAATGTCTCCTTCTGCATCGTTTTGCTGATCATCGCCGTCTCTTCCAACCTCAACAACCCGCTGACCCTGGCCGCCATGGCCCTGGAGTGCTACCTGGCCGTCTGCTTTCCGCTCCGTTACTCCCAGGTCTGCACGGTCAGGAGGACCTACTTTGTGATGGGAGCGGTGTGGTTCCTCAGCATGCTGACCATCCTGCCTGACGTCTTTGTCCTCGTGGCCACAAACCCCGCAGAGTTCTTCAGCTCCAGCATCTTCTGCTTGTGGGCAAATGTCTTCACCGACCCCGCCCtcgcaaagaaaaaagaagtttccAACATCGCCTATCTGGTGATTGTTTGGCTGTCGATCTTCTACGCTTATTTCCGGATCCTTTTCGCAGCTCAGGCAGCGTCCGCCAACGCCAGGAAAGCCAGGAACACGGTCCTGCTGCACggcttccagctgctgctgtgcaTGCTGAGCTACGTCCACAGCATTTCCATCCAGGGTCTGAGCAGCCTGTTCCCCAACGACGCTCTGGCCATCCGCTACGTCATCTCCGTCCTGATCCAGATTCTGCCCAGACTCATCAGCCCCGTCCTTTACGGGCTGAGAGACAAAATGTTCAGAGAATACCTGCAGAAGACCCTGCTGCCCTCAAGAAAGACAAAGCCCTGA
- the LOC101174006 gene encoding olfactory receptor 52R1-like, with protein sequence MGFKPRPVSYISSCDNGGQMTSPAASQRHSSPSSPTSAGMNVTALGGGVSRANFFTDLGKNVIVVILGISINSVNAVMVHTFTRHHVLRSNPRYVLFFHLVLNDMIQLTISISLYIFAFALGTIHVFICLLLILPAIISTINTPLNLGVMATECFLSVCFPLRYNNICTVKRTCILIGFIWAVSSLSVLPDVFILLATEQQHFFLSRVFCDRDNVFPSSYSKEKTNAIFLVFLVLVWFTLFYTYFRVLLTAKAANADATKARSTILLHAFQVLLCTMTFLQPLLMQLLRYLFPQGVASVHFTIFVIIQIFPRFLSPIIYGLRDKTFRKYLSRYCLCVQIPASRK encoded by the exons ATGGGCTTTAAGCCCCGCCCTGTTTCCTATATAAGCTCCTGCGATAACGGCGGTCAGATGACTTCTCCTGCAGCGTCTCAGAGGCACAGCAGCCCGTCATCTCCCACAT CGGCGGGAATGAACGTCACGGCCCTGGGGGGGGGTGTGAGCAGAGCTAACTTTTTTACCGATCTTGGGAAGAATGTGATTGTTGTCATTCTGGGAATCTCCATCAACTCTGTCAACGCTGTGATGGTCCACACGTTTACCAGGCATCAC GTCCTGAGGTCAAACCCGCGGTACGTCCTGTTCTTCCACTTGGTGCTGAACGACATGATCCAGCTGACCATCAGCATCTCTCTCTACATCTTTGCCTTTGCCTTGGGAACCATCCATGTCTTCATCTGtctgctcctcatcctccctgcCATCATCAGCACCATCAACACGCCTCTGAATCTGGGTGTCATGGCAACAGAATGCTTCCTGTCCGTCTGCTTTCCGCTGCGCTACAATAACATCTGTACGGTGAAGAGAACCTGCATCCTTATCGGCTTCATCTGGGCAGTGAGCTCCCTGTCTGTGCTGCCCGACGTCTTCATCCTTTTAGCCACGGAGCAGCAGCACTTCTTCCTCTCCAGAGTCTTCTGCGACAGAGATAATGTGTTTCCCAGCAGCTACAGTAAAGAGAAGACTAATGCTATCTTTCTAGTTTTTCTTGTGTTGGTTTGGTTCACACTGTTCTACACGTACTTCAGAGTTCTGCTGACGGCTAAAGCAGCAAACGCAGACGCCACCAAGGCCAGGAGCACCATCCTGCTGCACGCCTTCCAGGTGCTGCTGTGCACCATGACATTTCTGCAGCCGCTGTTGATGCAGCTGCTGAGATATCTGTTCCCTCAGGGGGTGGCATCCGTGCATTTCACCATCTTTGTCATCATCCAGATCTTCCCTCGGTTTTTAAGCCCCATTATCTACGGCTTACGGGACAAAACCTTCAGAAAGTACCTGAGCAGGTACTGTCTCTGCGTTCAGATCCCTGCCAGCCGAAAGTAA